A window of Planctomycetota bacterium genomic DNA:
GGGACGACCTCGATCTGGTTGTGTTTCCAGACCTCAATCCCCTCGCCGACGGGTGACTTGGTCCAGGTTGCGGGCTCGTGGACTTCACGGTTGGTGAGGAAGATGGCCTCGTAAGTCCTTGCCCGGCCATAGAGTACGTGCGTCGCCTCGTACGTCGCTTTCTCGACAAGGCCGTCCTGCCAAGTGCTGACGGACGCCCAGTCGGGATCAAGACCGGACGCAACGCTTGTCTCGGCCGAAGCCGTTGACCAGGATGCGGTTGCGAGCAGAGCGGCAGCCCCGGCAAGCACGACGGCGGCGGTGGATGTCCCAGCGATGAGTCGCGTTTTCATGGTTTCTCCTGTCTAGGGATAGGAGTCGCACGCACAGGACGTGCCACAGTTTCGACCGACATCGAAGCTTTCAGAACTCCCGTCCGCAACGACGGCAGTGCCGGCGCGCGATCAGGCGATGAACGAGCGACCACAGCTGCGCTCGAAGCCCGAAGCGGTTGTCGTGCAACGCGTTGGGCGGAAGGTGCCGGCTCGCTCGCGACGTGGTCGCGTCGCACGACGGGCACGCCTGACGCGTCAGCGCCGCCCGGCCGTCGCTCGTCAGCCCGAAGGCAAAGCAGGTCTCGGCGATCGCCCGGGCTGCCATCGGCAGCTGATCGAGCGGCTCGACGACGAGTGCGACATCGCCGAAGTCATTCATGGCCAACGAACAAGAAGCATCGGGACACGCTGCCTCGACGACGCAGATCGCCTGCTTGGCAGTCGCCTCGGTCGCAAAGGCAGCGACGCCGAATCGCGTCGCCAGCGGTGTGAGTCGCAGCAGTCGCCGGGCCTCATCAACTTGTGGCTCAGGCACTTGCAGCTTCACGCCGCCGATGGCAAGGCTCAGGCACTGTGTGGCCGCGACGAGCTCGTCCAGCAACAGGCAGCGGAGCCCGGCGGCTTCGAGTCTGAGCCGAGCTAGGTGCGCCTCCGACGGATGCTGATAGGCCGCAACTGTCTGCCAGACAACGCGGTGCGAGTGATCGTCCTCGTCGTCGTCCCACCGATCGTCATCGTCTGGCGGCTCGACGGGCGGCACCACCGGCGGTCGGCCGGGGGCACGCACGTCGTCGATCACGCCGATCGCCATGGGCCGAGTTTACCGAGACTTCTGCGGAAACGGAACGCTTTCGATACGATTCGCCCATGGCGGACTCGGCCGAACATGCTGCCCGGGAACGGGTTCGGCGGGCGTTCGAGACGAGACGAGGATCGCCCGAGGCACCAGCCAGGCCGATCGCGTTCAACGCACCGATGGTTCGGGCACTGCTCGCAGGGCAGAAGACGCAGACGCGTCGTCCGATCCGCCCGCTGCCAATCGGCGAGACCCAGCTCGAAGATCGGCCTTGGCCGTCGGACGCAACGGGTCATCCGATGCAGTGTCGATTGGCCCGGCTGGGGGACGATCTGTGGGTCCGCGAGCCCTGGGCCTTCCGGCCGGACGGCACCGGGCGCGACTTCGAGGCGGACCTCTCACCAGACGCGGCGGGTCGCCGTGCGTGGCGTGGCGGACGGTTTCTGCCGCGCGATGCGAGCCGCATACAATTGCGGGTCAACGCGTTGTATCCCGAACGACTGCAGTCGATCGGCGACAAAGACGCCCGCGCGGAAGGTATGCCGCCGGGCCTGTTCGACGGGTCGCCTCGGCTTTGGTTCGAGCGTTTGTGGGACTCGATCTACGGCGGCGGGGAGTTCGCGTGGCGTGAAGATCCGTGGGTTTGGGTGATCGGCTTTGAGGTGATCGACAAGCCATCGTGAGCAAACAAGAACCGCCCGCATCTCTCGATGCGGGCGGTTCGTTTACCTTTGCCGGTGAACGACTTGTGAAGCCAGCGGCTTCTTACATGCCGTCGCCTTCGCTCTCGTCGCCGCTCGGGAGCAGGACGCCGTCGAGAACGTGGATGACACCATTGGTGGCCTTGATGTCGGTCTTGACGACCGCAACCGAGCCGTTGAGGATGACCTTGCCGTCCTCGATGGCGATGGCGATGGCCTCGCCCTGGGCGGTCTCGGCCTCGTCGGCGTTGACGACGTCGGCGGCCATAAGGGTCTGACCGGCAACGACGTGGTAGAGGAGGACGTCACGCAGCTGGTCCTGGTTCTCCGGCTGGAGCAGCGTCTCGACGGTGCCGCTGGGCAGCTTGGCGAAAGCCTCGTCGAGCGGGGCGAAGACGGTGAAGGGGCCGTCACCCTGCAGGGTCTCGATCAGCTCGGCAGCCTCGAGGGCGGCGGCGAGGGTGTTGAACTTGCCGGCAGCGACGGCGGTGGCGACGATGTCCGTCTTGGCGGTCATCTTCTTATCGGCCTTGGCCTTATCGCCGTAACCAGCGATGGCGGAACCGACGGCGAAGCTGCCGACGGTGACGGCGGCGGCGGTAGCGAGGAGTGCAAAACGCTTCATGTTGATACGGGGCAGGTGGTGATGGGTACAACTAGTAGTGGTCGCCGCACGCTGCGGCATGGCGGCTCGCACAGCGAACCGTGTGCCAGTGCGGTGGCGTCTTGCGTCGCGTGATTTTCAAAGCCTTCGGCAGACCCAGGATGGTCGTTGTTCGATGCGGCCGCACC
This region includes:
- a CDS encoding fasciclin domain-containing protein; the protein is MTAKTDIVATAVAAGKFNTLAAALEAAELIETLQGDGPFTVFAPLDEAFAKLPSGTVETLLQPENQDQLRDVLLYHVVAGQTLMAADVVNADEAETAQGEAIAIAIEDGKVILNGSVAVVKTDIKATNGVIHVLDGVLLPSGDESEGDGM